One part of the Xylanimonas allomyrinae genome encodes these proteins:
- the radA gene encoding DNA repair protein RadA produces MTSSTSARPRSGAAKTARPAYRCAECGWATAKWVGRCGECQAWGTVAEDGPAAAGPRTVAVTPVRSAALPIAQIDVESARATPTGVDELDRVLGGGLVPGAVVLMAGEPGVGKSTLLLEVASQYAHGLDGRGGRTVLYVTGEESAGQVRLRAERVGALAPSLLLAAETDLGTVLGHVEATTPELLVVDSVQTIASAEVDGVAGGVSQVREVAAALIAVAKERRVPVLLVGHVTKDGSVAGPRTLEHLVDVVCQFEGDRHSRLRMVRAVKNRFGPTDEVGCFELTETGITGLADPSGLFLSHLGAGVPGSCVTVTLEGRRPLAIEIQSLVAPSALPNPRRTTNGMDSSRLAQILAVLHRHASLRLADQDVYLSTVGGARAGEPAADLAAALAIVSARTGDALPPGTVAFGEVGLAGDVRPVAGIDRRLSEAARLGFVRAVVPPGTRAGTSARSAAGLELIEAAHVAHAVDAVAPGRAAR; encoded by the coding sequence GTGACCTCATCGACGTCGGCCCGCCCCCGCTCCGGGGCGGCCAAGACCGCCCGGCCCGCCTACCGATGCGCCGAGTGCGGCTGGGCGACGGCCAAGTGGGTGGGCCGCTGCGGCGAGTGCCAGGCGTGGGGCACGGTCGCCGAGGACGGGCCCGCCGCCGCGGGGCCGCGCACCGTGGCCGTGACGCCGGTGCGCTCGGCGGCGCTGCCGATCGCGCAGATCGACGTCGAGTCGGCGCGCGCGACGCCCACGGGCGTCGACGAGCTCGACCGGGTGCTGGGCGGCGGGCTGGTGCCGGGGGCCGTGGTCCTCATGGCCGGGGAGCCCGGCGTCGGCAAGTCGACGCTCCTGCTCGAGGTCGCCTCGCAGTACGCGCACGGCCTCGACGGACGCGGCGGTCGCACGGTGCTCTACGTGACGGGCGAGGAGTCCGCCGGGCAGGTGCGCCTGCGGGCCGAGCGCGTGGGCGCGCTCGCGCCGTCGCTGCTGCTCGCCGCCGAGACCGACCTGGGGACGGTGCTCGGGCACGTCGAGGCGACGACGCCGGAGCTCCTGGTCGTGGACTCCGTCCAGACGATCGCCTCGGCCGAGGTCGACGGCGTCGCGGGCGGTGTGTCGCAGGTGCGCGAGGTCGCGGCGGCGCTCATCGCCGTCGCCAAGGAGCGGCGCGTGCCGGTGCTGCTCGTCGGCCACGTGACCAAGGACGGCAGCGTCGCCGGCCCGCGCACGCTCGAGCACCTCGTCGACGTCGTCTGCCAGTTCGAGGGCGACCGGCACTCGCGCCTGCGGATGGTGCGCGCCGTCAAGAACCGGTTCGGGCCGACGGACGAGGTGGGCTGCTTCGAGCTCACCGAGACCGGGATCACCGGGCTCGCCGACCCCAGCGGGCTGTTCCTTTCCCACCTCGGGGCGGGCGTGCCCGGATCGTGCGTCACCGTGACCCTCGAGGGGCGGCGCCCCCTCGCGATCGAGATCCAGTCGCTCGTGGCACCCTCGGCGCTGCCCAACCCGCGCCGCACCACCAACGGCATGGACTCCTCACGTCTCGCCCAGATCCTCGCGGTGCTGCACCGGCACGCGTCGCTGCGCCTCGCCGACCAGGACGTCTACCTCTCGACGGTCGGCGGCGCGCGCGCCGGGGAGCCCGCCGCGGACCTGGCTGCGGCCCTCGCCATCGTCTCGGCCCGCACCGGCGACGCCCTCCCGCCGGGGACCGTCGCGTTCGGCGAGGTGGGCCTGGCCGGGGACGTGCGTCCCGTGGCCGGGATCGACCGCCGGCTGAGCGAGGCGGCACGCCTCGGGTTCGTGCGGGCCGTGGTGCCTCCGGGGACGCGCGCCGGCACGTCGGCACGCTCCGCCGCGGGACTGGAGCTCATCGAGGCGGCTCACGTCGCCCACGCGGTCGACGCCGTCGCGCCCGGTCGAGCGGCCCGCTGA
- a CDS encoding pyrroline-5-carboxylate reductase family protein, producing MLDALAEAGVAVGLSRDLSTRLAVQTVLGSARLVAETGEHPALARERVTSPGGTTVEGLRRLDAAGVRAAFVDAVEAARDRTLEIAAGLEGHSRGAGADAQGSED from the coding sequence GTGCTCGACGCGCTGGCCGAGGCCGGCGTCGCCGTGGGGCTCTCGCGCGACCTGTCGACGCGCCTGGCCGTGCAGACGGTGCTCGGCTCGGCGCGCCTCGTCGCGGAGACGGGCGAGCACCCTGCGCTGGCGCGCGAGCGCGTGACCTCGCCGGGCGGGACGACGGTCGAGGGCCTGCGCCGGCTCGATGCGGCAGGCGTCCGAGCGGCTTTCGTCGACGCGGTCGAGGCGGCCCGCGACCGGACCCTGGAGATCGCCGCCGGCCTGGAGGGCCACAGCCGGGGTGCGGGGGCGGACGCGCAGGGCTCCGAGGACTGA
- a CDS encoding LacI family DNA-binding transcriptional regulator: protein MTARRAPAMSDVAARAGVSHQTVSRVLNDHPSVRPATRDRVLAAIQELGYRRNSAARALVTARSATVGVLTNGSAHFGPASTVLAVEAALRREGYFISTSSLSGTDAAAAADALERLVDQGVEGVVAVAPLAEVALAIGEHAPPCPVVVVAARRDVPDTVREQYVCVDQYRGARLATEHLLGLGHRHVVHLAGPARWFDAAERTASFLATAQAWGVQADVVETRGWSARRGYELGQALAPRVRRAGGPTGFFASNDLMAMGLMRAFWEHGLRVPEDVSVVGFDDIEGSAFLVPALTTVRQPFEAVGRAAVRALLDAWETPDDPDRPSMAAVIAPELVVRGSTAGQR from the coding sequence ATGACCGCACGGCGCGCTCCGGCGATGTCCGACGTCGCGGCCCGCGCCGGGGTCTCGCACCAGACCGTCTCCCGGGTGCTCAACGACCACCCGAGCGTGCGGCCGGCGACGCGCGACCGTGTGCTGGCCGCGATCCAGGAGCTCGGGTACCGCCGCAACAGCGCCGCGCGCGCTCTCGTCACGGCGCGGTCGGCGACCGTGGGCGTGCTGACGAACGGCAGCGCGCACTTCGGCCCCGCGAGCACGGTGCTGGCGGTCGAGGCGGCGCTGCGGCGTGAGGGGTACTTCATCTCGACCAGCTCGCTGTCGGGCACCGACGCGGCGGCCGCCGCGGACGCGCTCGAACGGCTCGTGGACCAGGGTGTGGAGGGTGTGGTGGCGGTGGCGCCGCTCGCCGAGGTCGCGCTCGCCATCGGCGAGCACGCCCCGCCGTGCCCTGTCGTCGTGGTGGCCGCCCGCCGGGATGTCCCCGACACGGTGCGCGAGCAGTACGTGTGTGTGGACCAGTACCGGGGGGCGCGGCTCGCGACGGAGCACCTGCTCGGCCTGGGTCACCGTCATGTGGTGCATCTGGCGGGGCCGGCGCGCTGGTTCGACGCGGCGGAGCGCACGGCGTCGTTCCTCGCGACGGCGCAGGCGTGGGGCGTGCAGGCCGACGTCGTCGAGACGCGCGGCTGGTCGGCGCGGCGCGGGTATGAGCTGGGGCAGGCTCTCGCGCCACGGGTGCGCCGCGCAGGTGGGCCGACGGGCTTCTTCGCGTCCAACGACCTGATGGCGATGGGGTTGATGCGGGCCTTCTGGGAACACGGCCTGCGGGTGCCCGAGGACGTCTCGGTGGTGGGGTTCGACGACATCGAGGGCAGCGCCTTCCTGGTGCCTGCGCTGACCACGGTGCGCCAGCCGTTCGAGGCCGTGGGGCGCGCCGCGGTGCGGGCGCTGCTGGACGCCTGGGAGACCCCGGACGACCCGGACCGACCGTCCATGGCGGCCGTCATCGCCCCCGAGCTGGTGGTCCGGGGGAGCACGGCCGGTCAGCGGTAG
- a CDS encoding FGGY-family carbohydrate kinase translates to MDRDRHDDVTSARDAVVAGRTTLGIELGSTNIKACLVGPDSRTIAVGSFTWENQFVDRVWTYSLDAVHEGLRGAFAALAADVRERYGVPLTAVGGLGVSAMMHGYLAFDAAGDLLVPFRTWRNTSTGQAAAELTRALEFNVPLRWSVAHLYQAMLDEEPHVPQVAFLTTLAGYVHWRLTGERVLGVGDASGMFPVDASTGDYDEARLAAFDALAAARGTAAPARASLRAPLRALLPSVLPAGAAAGRLTPEGAALLDPTGTFAAGVPLCPPEGDAGTGMVATNAVAPRTGNVSAGTSIFAMVVLEKALAAVHPEIDVVTTPSGDPVAMVHCNNGASELGAWAQVFEQFARALGVEAGQGAVFAALLGAALDGDPDGGGLLAYNYLSGETITGLDEGRPLLVRTPGSRLTLANFARTQVCSVFATLALGMRTLAAEGVAVDALLAHGGLFRTPGVAQRLLAAAVDAPVAVAATAGEGGAWGVAVLAAYTAAVADGEERALAAWLDEHVFADALTVVARPEAADVAGMGAYLERYTAGLSIEHAAVAAIH, encoded by the coding sequence ATGGACAGGGATCGACACGATGACGTGACCTCCGCCCGCGACGCCGTCGTCGCCGGCCGGACGACGCTGGGGATCGAGCTGGGCTCGACGAACATCAAGGCCTGCCTCGTGGGGCCGGACTCGCGCACGATCGCGGTCGGGTCGTTCACCTGGGAGAACCAGTTCGTCGACCGGGTGTGGACGTACTCGCTCGACGCGGTGCACGAGGGCCTGCGGGGCGCGTTCGCGGCGCTCGCGGCGGACGTGCGCGAACGCTACGGCGTGCCGCTGACGGCGGTGGGCGGCCTCGGGGTGTCGGCCATGATGCACGGGTATCTCGCGTTCGACGCCGCGGGCGACCTGCTGGTGCCGTTCCGCACGTGGCGCAACACCTCGACGGGGCAGGCCGCGGCCGAGCTCACGCGGGCGCTGGAGTTCAACGTGCCGTTGCGCTGGTCGGTGGCACACCTGTACCAGGCGATGCTCGACGAGGAGCCGCACGTGCCGCAGGTCGCGTTCCTGACGACGCTGGCGGGGTACGTGCACTGGCGGCTCACGGGCGAGCGGGTGCTGGGCGTGGGCGACGCGTCGGGCATGTTCCCGGTCGACGCGTCCACGGGCGACTACGACGAGGCGAGGCTGGCGGCGTTCGACGCCCTGGCCGCCGCTCGCGGCACGGCCGCTCCGGCGCGGGCATCGCTGCGGGCGCCCCTGCGTGCGCTGCTGCCCTCGGTGCTGCCCGCAGGTGCGGCTGCCGGACGCCTGACACCCGAGGGCGCGGCGCTGCTCGACCCGACGGGGACCTTTGCCGCAGGTGTCCCGCTGTGCCCGCCCGAGGGCGATGCGGGCACGGGCATGGTGGCGACCAACGCGGTCGCCCCGCGCACGGGGAACGTCTCGGCGGGCACGAGCATCTTCGCGATGGTGGTGCTGGAGAAGGCCCTGGCGGCCGTGCACCCGGAGATCGACGTCGTGACCACGCCGTCGGGCGACCCCGTCGCGATGGTGCACTGCAACAACGGGGCCAGCGAGCTGGGCGCGTGGGCGCAGGTCTTCGAGCAGTTCGCGCGGGCGCTGGGCGTGGAGGCCGGCCAGGGTGCGGTGTTCGCCGCCCTGCTGGGGGCCGCGCTGGACGGTGATCCCGACGGCGGTGGGCTGCTCGCGTACAACTACCTGTCGGGCGAGACCATCACCGGCCTGGACGAGGGTCGCCCGCTGCTGGTCCGCACGCCCGGGTCGCGGCTGACGCTGGCCAACTTCGCCCGGACGCAGGTGTGCAGCGTGTTCGCGACGCTCGCGCTCGGCATGCGCACGCTGGCCGCCGAGGGCGTCGCCGTGGACGCCCTGCTCGCGCACGGCGGGCTGTTCCGCACGCCCGGCGTGGCTCAGCGGCTGCTGGCCGCTGCGGTCGACGCGCCCGTGGCGGTCGCCGCGACCGCGGGCGAGGGCGGCGCGTGGGGCGTCGCGGTGCTGGCCGCGTACACCGCAGCGGTCGCCGACGGCGAGGAGCGCGCGCTGGCGGCCTGGCTCGACGAGCACGTGTTCGCCGACGCGCTGACCGTCGTCGCCCGGCCCGAGGCCGCCGACGTCGCGGGCATGGGCGCCTACCTCGAGCGCTACACCGCGGGGCTCTCCATCGAGCATGCCGCCGTCGCTGCCATCCACTGA
- the araA gene encoding L-arabinose isomerase yields the protein MSKPYADREVWFFTGSQDLYGAQTLQQVAEQSQEVARALDAAADVPATIVWKPVLKDSASIRRAMLDANADDKVLGVITWMHTFSPAKMWIAGLDALRKPLLHLHTQANVELPWDSIDFDFMNLNQAAHGDREYAYLASRLGVARTTVVGHASNPAVQRRVGTWIRGAAGWAATHELTLVRFGDNMRNVAVTEGDKTEAELRFGVSVNTWSVNDLVAAVEAVSDADVDTLVAEYEDLYDVVPELRKDGERHESLRYAARQELALLAFLDAAGAKAFTTNFEDLGDLRQLPGLAVQRLMAKGYGFGAEGDWKTAVLVRAAKVMGEGLPGGASLMEDYTYDLTPGDEVILGAHMLEVCPSLTTSKPRVEIHPLGIGGKEDPVRMVFDADAAAGAVVVSLADMRDRFRLTANVIDVVPPTAPLPHLPVARAVWKPRPSFEVSAEAWLTAGGAHHTVLSTAAGVEAFEVFAQLARTELLVIDDSTTRRGFADQVRWNAAYHRLAQGL from the coding sequence GTGAGCAAGCCCTACGCCGACCGCGAGGTCTGGTTCTTCACCGGCTCGCAGGACCTCTACGGAGCCCAGACCCTCCAGCAGGTCGCCGAGCAGTCGCAGGAGGTCGCGCGCGCTCTCGACGCTGCGGCCGACGTGCCCGCGACGATCGTGTGGAAGCCCGTCCTGAAGGACTCGGCTTCGATCCGCCGCGCCATGCTGGACGCGAACGCCGACGACAAGGTGCTCGGCGTCATCACGTGGATGCACACGTTCAGCCCGGCCAAGATGTGGATCGCGGGCCTCGACGCACTGCGCAAGCCGCTGCTGCACCTGCACACACAGGCCAACGTCGAGCTGCCGTGGGACAGCATCGACTTCGACTTCATGAACCTCAACCAGGCCGCGCACGGCGACCGCGAGTACGCGTACCTGGCGTCGCGGCTCGGCGTCGCTCGCACCACCGTCGTCGGCCACGCGTCGAACCCGGCCGTGCAGCGCCGCGTGGGCACCTGGATCCGCGGGGCCGCGGGCTGGGCGGCGACGCACGAGCTCACGCTCGTCCGCTTCGGGGACAACATGCGCAACGTCGCCGTCACCGAGGGCGACAAGACCGAGGCCGAGCTGCGCTTCGGTGTGAGCGTTAACACCTGGAGTGTCAACGACCTCGTCGCGGCCGTCGAGGCCGTCTCCGACGCCGACGTCGACACCCTGGTCGCCGAGTACGAAGACCTGTACGACGTCGTCCCCGAACTGCGCAAGGACGGCGAGCGGCACGAGTCGCTGCGGTACGCCGCCCGCCAGGAGCTCGCGCTGCTCGCCTTCCTCGACGCTGCCGGGGCGAAGGCGTTCACCACCAACTTCGAGGACCTGGGCGACCTGCGCCAGCTCCCCGGCCTGGCCGTGCAGCGGCTCATGGCGAAGGGCTACGGGTTCGGCGCCGAGGGAGACTGGAAGACTGCCGTGCTGGTCAGGGCAGCCAAGGTCATGGGGGAGGGGCTGCCCGGCGGTGCCTCGCTCATGGAGGACTACACCTACGACCTGACCCCCGGCGACGAGGTGATCCTCGGGGCGCACATGCTCGAGGTCTGCCCCTCGCTGACGACGTCGAAGCCCCGGGTCGAGATCCACCCGCTCGGCATCGGCGGCAAGGAGGACCCGGTCCGCATGGTGTTCGACGCCGATGCGGCCGCGGGCGCCGTCGTCGTCTCCCTGGCGGACATGCGCGACAGGTTCCGCCTCACGGCCAACGTCATCGACGTCGTGCCGCCGACGGCGCCGCTGCCGCACCTGCCCGTGGCGCGCGCCGTGTGGAAGCCGCGACCGTCCTTCGAGGTCTCGGCCGAGGCATGGCTCACCGCGGGCGGGGCGCACCACACGGTGCTCTCGACGGCGGCGGGCGTCGAGGCGTTCGAGGTGTTCGCGCAGCTCGCACGCACCGAGCTGCTGGTGATCGACGACTCGACGACGCGACGCGGGTTCGCCGACCAGGTGCGCTGGAACGCGGCGTACCACCGGCTCGCCCAGGGGTTGTAG
- a CDS encoding ribbon-helix-helix protein, CopG family, producing MSQIVVRTDPETERALEHLVELTGRGRSEAVREAIRAAEREAVLARVERQAEAIRNDPADRAEMLAILADMESADDAW from the coding sequence ATGAGCCAGATCGTGGTGAGAACCGACCCCGAGACCGAGCGTGCGCTGGAGCACCTGGTGGAGCTGACCGGACGCGGCCGCTCCGAAGCGGTGCGCGAGGCGATCCGTGCCGCTGAGCGCGAGGCAGTGCTCGCGCGGGTCGAACGGCAGGCCGAGGCGATCCGCAACGACCCGGCCGACCGTGCCGAGATGCTCGCCATCCTCGCGGACATGGAGTCGGCCGACGATGCGTGGTGA
- a CDS encoding type II toxin-antitoxin system PemK/MazF family toxin, which produces MRGDIYRLRTRDTEGHGQRGPRYAVVVQSDRLHLSTLLIAPTSTSAMPGDMRPRINMNGTATYVLVEQTRAVNPETRLGDFAGRLDADELAALDDALRIVLGLY; this is translated from the coding sequence ATGCGTGGTGACATCTACCGACTGCGCACCCGCGACACCGAAGGCCACGGGCAGCGCGGGCCGCGCTACGCCGTGGTCGTCCAGTCCGACCGGCTGCACCTGTCCACCCTGCTCATAGCGCCCACGTCGACGAGCGCCATGCCGGGCGACATGCGCCCGCGGATCAACATGAACGGCACCGCGACGTACGTCCTCGTCGAGCAGACCAGAGCCGTCAACCCGGAGACCCGCCTGGGTGACTTCGCCGGCCGACTGGATGCGGACGAGCTCGCGGCCCTCGACGACGCCCTGCGGATCGTGCTCGGTCTGTACTGA